GAGCGCCGAGGCGAGATCGGTGGCTTGTCCGTCGATTTCGGGCTTGCGGCTTGCATCCTGCGGACCGAAGCGTGCAAGCGCGTCCGCCAGACGCGGGCAGACGGTGTGCGGCGCCGCGAGGCGATGTGCGCCGGCGGGCGCGAGCGTGATGTCGTCGCATAGAAGTGGGCAGAACGGACAGGTCCAGGGCTCGTGGCCGGCAGCCGCGGAGGGACGCTGCGCGTTCGTCGTCGTGGGGGAATCGTGCATGGTCGTGCTTTGGAGCAAGGTCTATGCCGATCTTTTGTTTTTTGCTTTTGCTTGGGTTGTTTCTTTCGTGGAATCCTGTGTTCGCGTCGTTTATTAGCGTTGCCCCTGTGCGGGGCGGCACCTACTTTCTTTGCTGCTGCAAAGAAAGTAGGCAAAGAAACAGCTTCTCCCATCCAAAGTACTTCACGCCGGCCGCGGCACAGGCGAATAGCCTTTGGTACGCGGTGGCAAGTGCCTTCTTTAGTCAACGGGGCTTGGCTCGCGCACGGTCGGCCAAATTGCGCCGTTTAACGGACTGGCGCAGCGCCAAATAGCTCCGACCCGCTTCGCGGCCGACGGGTCAATCGGGTTTGCGCGTGCTTCCTTGCTAACGCTTCCATCTCACCGCATTTGCTGTCTGATGGTTTCCCTCGCAGACCCGACGGCAGCGCGTAGCGCTGTGCCGGAGCCTTTTGCGCTGAACCAGCGCGCCCAAGGGAACGGCTCGTCAGATCGTGCGCGAGCCAAGCCCGGTGAAATCTGCGAGGACAACAACTACGGCCGTGCCAAAGGCTCTTCGCCTGTGCCGCGGCCGGCGTGAGGTACTTTGGATGGGGAGAGCTGCTTTCTTTGCCTACTTTCTTTGCAGCAGCAAAGAAAGTAGGTGCCGCCCCGCACAGGGGCAACGCTAATAGACCGACGCGAATTCAGGATTTCACGTAAGCGCCATGAGCGGAGCAAGAAGCGGGAACAAACAAAAAAACTGCTCCGCAATGCAACACACTGTCACCCATGCATCACGCGATGCAACACCTGCTTGCCAAAGGTTTACAGGGCGGCAAGCCCCAAGCTCCTTGGCACAGATATTGAGTTACTCGACCGACGCCCCACGCCCCACATCGCGACGAAACGAAATCGTCCCATCGTGAAGCGCGGAAGCGACGAGCCACGCAGACGCACCGCTGTCTGCTGCGAGCACGAGATCGGCATGATCGCGGATGCCGCCTGCGCCGACCACGTGGCGCTGACCGGCGAGCGCGCGCACATCGGCGAGAGTCGCGAGATCGGGCCCGCCATGAGCGCCGACCTGATCGAGCGTCATCACGATCACGCGCGACGGCCACCACGCGCTTCCGGCATGTCCGGTATGCCCGACATGCGCCACGCCGAGCGCACGGCCGCCGCGATAGTCGAGCGAGAGGATCGGCTCGAAGCCGCACGCCGATGCTTGCGCGATGGCGCCGGTGTCGAGCAGCGTCTCGGTGCCGAACACAGGCACGATCGTCGCGCGTGATGCGCCGCGCGCGAGCCGCGCGATGCGTTCGGCGAGCGCGAGCAACGGTGCGCATGCGGTGAAGCCCGCGTCGAGCCAGATGTCGACGCCTTCGCCCAGCGCATCGCACAGCGCGGCAAGCACGGCGTCGTGCGCGCCGTGCCCGAGGATCGCGCCGAGATCGGCCACGTACAGCGTGCGCGCGCCGGTGGTGGCGACGAGCGCGCGGGCGATCGCAACGGGATCGCTCGTCGCGCATAACGAGGACTGGATCGGCCGGTAGCGCGAACGCTCGCCGCGCACTGCGCGCACCGCGTGGCCGTCGAGCAGATCGAGAACGGGTATCACCTGCATGGATGGCTTTCCTTTGATCAAGATCTTTGTGTTCGAGTATCTCACCGGCGGCGGCATCGATCCGGACGTGGCGGGCGCGGGCAGCCTCGCCGATCTTTCCGCGCTGATCGTCGAAGGCCGCGTGATGCGCGATGCCATCGCCGCCGACTTGCGCGCGCTGCCGGGCATCGACGTCACCATCGCCACTTCGCGCTTCGAACAACTCGACGGCGACGCGCAAGGCTACGTGCGCGCGCAGCCGGGCGAGCCGGTCACGCGCTTCGTCGCCCGCATGGCGCGCGAACACGACTATGCCTGCATCGTCGCGCCCGAATGCGACGGCCTCTTGCTCAAGCTGCACGATGCGGTCGGCCAGGCGCGCTGGCTCGGCTGCGCGAAGGAGGCGATCCGCGCGGCATCGAGCAAGAGCGCGACGGCGGCCTGTCTCGCCGCGCGCAGCATCGCCGCGACGCCCGCGCTCGAACCCGACGACGCCATCGCCCAACCCGGACGCCGCTGGGTCGTCAAACCCGACGACGGCGCGGGCGGCCTCGACACCTATGTGTACGACGACCTCGACGCCGCGCGCGCCGAATACGAAGCGCGCGCGGCGGCGGGCCGCAATCCCGTGCTGCAGGAATGGATCGACGGCGAGCCGCTGAGTCTTTCGCTGATCTGCCGCGAACGGCTCGCGCGGCTCGTCAGCATCAACCGGCAGCGCATCGGGCTCTCGGATGCGGCGGGCTCGGAGCGGCGCGAACGGATCGTGCAGTTCGATGGCGTCGATGTCGATCGCATCGACCGGCATGGTCCGCAGGGACGCGCGCTGGAGCGGCTGGCGCTGCGCGTCGCCGAGGCGTTTCCGGGCCTGCGCGGTTTCGCGGGCATCGATGTCGTGTGGCATCCGGAGCGTGGGCCGGTCGTGATCGAAGTCAATCCGCGCCCGACCGTCGCGTATGCGGAATTGAGCCGGCGCGGCGGCAGGAACCTCGCGGCGGAACTGCTCGCGGCGCATCGCGTGCCCGGTTTCGACGGTGATGTCGCGCCGCTGCGCGCAGTCGGCGGGGCGGCGTCATGACGACATCGACTTCCGCCGATGCGCCGGTGTTCGGCTGGGACGTGGGCGGCGCGCACGTCAAGGTGTCGATGACGACGCGCGCCGGCGTGCTCGCCGATGTCGCCCAGTGGGCGTGTCCGCTGTGGCAGGGCATCGCCCATCTGGAACGCGCGATCGATGGCGTGTTCGCGCGCTGGCCCGCCGCCGCCGATGCATCCGCGCGCCACGCCGTCACGATGACGGGCGAAATGGTCGACCTCTTCGCCGATCGCGCGGAAGGCGTGCGCATGCTGACGCGCGTGCTCGCGCAACGGCTCGGGCCGCGCACGATGTTCTTCGCCGGCGACGCGGGCTGGCTCGCGCGTTCGGCGTGCGCGGACGGCTGGCGCAAGGTGGCATCGGCGAACTGGCTCGCGACGGCGCAATGGGTCGCGACTTGCGTGTCCGATGCGGTGCTCGTCGATATCGGCAGCACGACGACGGACATCATTCCGATCGTGGGCGGCCGCGTCGTAGCGCGCGGCGACAACGACGCCGGGCGGCTGATGAGCGGCGAGCTTGTTTATCAGGGCATCGTGCGCACGCCGTTGTGCGGGGTCGCGCATCGCATCGCGTTTCGCGGCGAGACGACCGGCGTGATGAACGAATGGTTCGCGACGACCGCCGACGTCTATCGCCTGACGGGCGAATTGTGGGCGGAGCACGATCAGCATGCGAGCGCCGACAACGGGCCGAAGACGGAAGCCGCGAGCCGCGCGCGCATCGCACGGATGATCGGCCGCGACGCCGCCGATGCGAGCGATGCCGAATGGCGACGCTTCGCGCAGAGCTGGCGGCACGAACAGTTGCGCACGCTCGGCGCGAACCTCGCGCGCGTGATCGCGCAGGATGCGGCGCTCGCGGCGGCGCCTATCGTCGGTGCGGGTTGCGGGCGGTTTCTGGCGGCGGCGCTCGCGCGGCAGGAGGCGCGGGGCTTTATCGACTTCGCCCGGCTTGCGGGCGTCGACGATGACGACACGACGCGCGCCGAATGGGTGTCGACGTGCGCGCCGAGCGTGGCGGTCGGATTGCTGGCGTCGCGGGCGGCGGGCGGGACGAAGGACGCGTCGGCGGACGAGGCGCATTCGTCGAACGATGCATCACCGCGGGCTGCGTGATAGCCTGCTGAATACAGCGGCGGAGCATGATGGAACAGAACCGGGAGCGTGGCCCGGCGGCATCATCGAACGAGATCGAACGAGGACAGCAACCATGTGGGTGGTGAAGATCGGGGGTAGCCTCAGTCACGACCCGGCGCTGCGCGAGTGGCTGACGCGGCTATGGGAAGTGGGCGGCGGGCGCGTCGTGATCGTGCCGGGCGGCGGCGATTTCGCGGATGCGGTGCGGCAGTATCAGCAGGAATGGCATTTCGACGATCTCGCGGCCCACAACATGTGTCTGCTCGCGATGGCGCAGTACGCGATCATGATGCAGGGCGTGGTGCCGGAACTGGTGCTGGCGTCGAACGAGAGTCGCATTCGGCGGGCGCTGCGTGACGGGCGCGTGGCCGTCTGGGTGCCTACCGATCTGATGCGCGCGACGCCCGATTCGATGACCAATTGGGACACGACGTCGGATAGTCTTGCGGCGTGGTTGTCCACGTCGCTCAATGCGGAGCGTTTGATGATCGTGAAGTCGTGCGAGGTCGAGGCGAATGCGCCGCTGGAGACGCTTGCGGCGGATGGCATAGTCGATCGGCGGTTTCCCGCTTATGTGCGGGATGCCAATTACATCGTCGAGGTTTTTAGCAAGGACGATGCTTCGGTCATGCGGGATCGGTTGTTGAATGTGGCGGTTTAGGTTTTTTTGTTTTTACTTCGTTCGTGAGAACCTGAATTTGCGTCGGGCTATTGGCACTGCCTCTGTGCGGGGGCGCCTACTTTCTTTGGCTAGCGCAAAGGACGTAGGCCCGGCAGTCGCGAGCGCCCTCATAAGTCTTTCCGGGCTTGGATAGCGGGCTCACTAGCATCGCGCCATCTAACAGACTGGCGTCGAAACCCGCAGCGATCCTACTCGGGGTGAACGTCAAGTGAATCAAACTCGATCAACAGATCAGCGCCAATGGTTGCATTGATGGAGACAATCGGCTTAGGCAACCCATCCTTACCCCATGGATAAGATTTATCTAAGGTTACGCGCGCACGCTTAAATTCATCAGATTGATAATCGTGTAAGACATCCATTGAGTAAATGATGTTCTGGATAAGGAATTCATTCATCAAGATGCGAGTTGCGCCACTGAATAAAAGGCTGACTCGCTTCTTCTTTTTTCCAAACGTTAAAGTCAACTCGACGACCTTTTCGGACATGTCTGTCGACACCGCAGACAGATACCAGTCATGAAAACCGTCATATTGTTCGATTACTTGAGCGATTGATTCCATATCAAGGATTCCATGGGCTGAAAGGGACTACATCGTCGTCCGTGTCTCTCACGCCGTCATTCCAATTGTGGGCATGCGGGATCATGCCATTGTGCCTGTGGTCAAAATCAAGATCGATCACGGGAGCGCCGGTATCTCCATATAACCTCATCTGGCCGCTACCCGGGTTTGTATACCACTGTCCCGGGTCGCCCAAGTTTGGAGTTTTTGTCTTTTGCGATGCAAGGTCGAACACGTCGCCATCCGGCATATCCGACTCATACTCGAACGGCTGCGCATCACCAAACAACGAGCCGCCCTCGCCTGAAGGCCCGCCGCTGTCGTCGGCCATACCTCCGTCGCCGAGCACCACTCCGGCAGTCGATTCGACAGCGTCAAGCCAATTGAAACCGCTTCCGCTATCGTCTGCCTCTCTGCCGATCGCGCGACTGCTGCGGGCGAGTCTGCTATTCATCACGGTGTCCGCCACAAACATGGCCGCAGCAAACGGGCCTGTGAAACGGCCTGTCGGCGCATTTGTTCGGAAACTGTTCGCGGCCAGGAAACCGCCGCCGCCGTCGCCCGGCCAGTGTTGCGGCGCATAGTGCCTGAACACGCGTGGTCCGCCGTACCACGCACGATCAATCACTGGGATGATGCGGCGGGCACGCACGACATCGCGCAGTGATCGCGTGATGCCATCGCCGTCGATCGGCATGTTCCAACGCGACATCCGCAAGGTGTTGCGGATGAAGTCCGCGTAGTGTCTGAATTCGGAAGAGGTTGCCGCGTCGCGCGGATCGATATGGGCGCGGAACAGTCGATCAAAATCGTCCTTGTCCTGCTCGATTTGCTTCTTCCGTTCTCTGCGCTTCTTCTCGCGCTCTTCGAACGACATTGATCCGTTGAAGCTGGCTTCTTCTTTTACTTCACCGGCAGGCATTAGCGCGCATTGCCAGCCCCATCGCTGCAACGGCACATAAAGCGCGTTGTACGAATGCCCCCATTCGGGAAACGACATGTCACCTCCGTCCTTGGAAGGAGTGAATATCGTAGCGATTCGAAAACTCGGTACCGCCGAACCATCTCGATAAATGGTGAGCGACGAGAGAAGAGCGTGCGCATACTCGTTCTAGGCGTCGACGATGACCCCGGATGAATCGATGAGTTGAAACGACAAGCCACGCAAACCCATCACCCCACCCCCGCCCCATGCAACGCCCGCGCCCACCGCTCCACACGCTTCGGATCGAGCCGCCCAACCCGCCCGTCACGCTCGTCGCAAAGCGCGCCGCGAAACCCGGCGATATCCGGCGCCAGCATGCGAATCCTGTCGAGATCGTCCCAACCTAAAGACCCCGCAACCGCGATCATCGTTCCGCGCGAGCGAACCTCGGCGACACAAGCCGCGAGCATGGTGATGTCCACGCAATCGAACAACGTGCGTCCGTTCTTGCTCGCCGTATCGAACACGATGCCCACGAAGCCCAACTGCGCAGCAAGCGCCGCCAGCTCGCGATCGATGCCGTCGTCGGAAAGCAGCACCGGCACCACGGCCGCGGGCAGGCCCGCCAGATGCCGCAAGCAAGCCGCCGCGCCCGCACCGGGCGACACGCCGACCTTCACGTAATCGACACCAGCCGCCGCCACATCCAGCACGCGCGCGGTCATTTCGTCGAGTGCGTCGTTGGGCAGATCGCCGATGGTCGCGCTGATCGGCCGCACCGCGTACTGCGCCCGCAACGCTCGCACGATACGCGTGATCTCGCTCGTGGCTACGCCGCCCAGCGCGCCCGCGCCCGGCTCCTTCAAGTCGATCAGTTCGGCGCCGGCGTGCGCGGCATCGAATGCTTCATCCGCCGAGCGGACGCTCGCGAGCAATGCGGTCATCGTGAAGACTCCAGAGGGATGCGGATGCTACGGAAGAAGCGTCAGCCAGCCGCCTTCGCGCGATGCGCTTCGATCGCGCGCAACAGCCACTGCCATGCTTCGCGTTCGATGTCGCCCGCGGTTTTATCGATGGCGATCTGCAAGTAAGCAATCTCGCTGTCCACCTTCTCCGGCGACAGCATGAACAGCCGGCTCACCAGAATCGCGCCTTCGACCACGGCCGCCTGCGCACGATTGAAGCCCGCAAAAGGCGCATGCGTCGCGCGATGCACGCATTCCATGCGCAGAACGGGACGCGTTTCATCGTCGCGCAGTTCGGCGAGGCGCAACTCGCTATGCGCGAGCGTCGCTTTCAGGCGCACGCTCGGCACTTTGTCCGCTGCGATTGTCGGCCAGTCGCGCGCATAGCCCGTCACGCAGCCGGCGAACACGCGCACGTCCGTCGTGAAGTTGATGACGGCGCTTCGGGTCGCGATGACGTTGTCGAGCGTAGCCGACGGCCGGAACGGCGCAAGGATCGCGAAGCCATCCTCGAAGCGCACGCCCATCGGCGCGATGTGCGGCCGGCCATCGCGATCCGCGGTCGTGACGATGGTCTCGTAAATCATGTGGCAGGCCCGTTCATTAGGGCCGCACGAAAGAACCGCGCATCGGATGCGCGGCTTCGTGCGGTTCGTCCGCGCTTAGCGGGTGGCGATATACATCGTGATTTCGAAACCAAAACGCATATCGGTGAAGCTAGGTGTAGTCCATTGCATGCGCATTCCTCCATGTGAGTTGAGATGCTCTCGATTCGTCGAACGCTTGCCGATGCGGACGAATCCGCCAGGCGGCCGGAAGGAAGCCGGCCTTTTAATCACGCAAGCGTCATGCCAGTGCATGAAGCGGATGCCGAAGAGCGTCGATGTCTCGTTGCGTGCGCCGACTGTGGCGAAATCAGAGCAAAGTGTCCCATTCGCCAAGCAATCTTCCGCTTAGGGCTAACACTCACTAAGGCATTGCTTATGCCCGCACAAGTTAATCGTGAATTCCTTTC
This portion of the Caballeronia insecticola genome encodes:
- a CDS encoding HisA/HisF-related TIM barrel protein; protein product: MQVIPVLDLLDGHAVRAVRGERSRYRPIQSSLCATSDPVAIARALVATTGARTLYVADLGAILGHGAHDAVLAALCDALGEGVDIWLDAGFTACAPLLALAERIARLARGASRATIVPVFGTETLLDTGAIAQASACGFEPILSLDYRGGRALGVAHVGHTGHAGSAWWPSRVIVMTLDQVGAHGGPDLATLADVRALAGQRHVVGAGGIRDHADLVLAADSGASAWLVASALHDGTISFRRDVGRGASVE
- a CDS encoding ATP-grasp domain-containing protein, coding for MIKIFVFEYLTGGGIDPDVAGAGSLADLSALIVEGRVMRDAIAADLRALPGIDVTIATSRFEQLDGDAQGYVRAQPGEPVTRFVARMAREHDYACIVAPECDGLLLKLHDAVGQARWLGCAKEAIRAASSKSATAACLAARSIAATPALEPDDAIAQPGRRWVVKPDDGAGGLDTYVYDDLDAARAEYEARAAAGRNPVLQEWIDGEPLSLSLICRERLARLVSINRQRIGLSDAAGSERRERIVQFDGVDVDRIDRHGPQGRALERLALRVAEAFPGLRGFAGIDVVWHPERGPVVIEVNPRPTVAYAELSRRGGRNLAAELLAAHRVPGFDGDVAPLRAVGGAAS
- a CDS encoding hydantoinase/oxoprolinase family protein, with the protein product MTTSTSADAPVFGWDVGGAHVKVSMTTRAGVLADVAQWACPLWQGIAHLERAIDGVFARWPAAADASARHAVTMTGEMVDLFADRAEGVRMLTRVLAQRLGPRTMFFAGDAGWLARSACADGWRKVASANWLATAQWVATCVSDAVLVDIGSTTTDIIPIVGGRVVARGDNDAGRLMSGELVYQGIVRTPLCGVAHRIAFRGETTGVMNEWFATTADVYRLTGELWAEHDQHASADNGPKTEAASRARIARMIGRDAADASDAEWRRFAQSWRHEQLRTLGANLARVIAQDAALAAAPIVGAGCGRFLAAALARQEARGFIDFARLAGVDDDDTTRAEWVSTCAPSVAVGLLASRAAGGTKDASADEAHSSNDASPRAA
- a CDS encoding amino acid kinase family protein; its protein translation is MWVVKIGGSLSHDPALREWLTRLWEVGGGRVVIVPGGGDFADAVRQYQQEWHFDDLAAHNMCLLAMAQYAIMMQGVVPELVLASNESRIRRALRDGRVAVWVPTDLMRATPDSMTNWDTTSDSLAAWLSTSLNAERLMIVKSCEVEANAPLETLAADGIVDRRFPAYVRDANYIVEVFSKDDASVMRDRLLNVAV
- a CDS encoding (5-formylfuran-3-yl)methyl phosphate synthase, encoding MTALLASVRSADEAFDAAHAGAELIDLKEPGAGALGGVATSEITRIVRALRAQYAVRPISATIGDLPNDALDEMTARVLDVAAAGVDYVKVGVSPGAGAAACLRHLAGLPAAVVPVLLSDDGIDRELAALAAQLGFVGIVFDTASKNGRTLFDCVDITMLAACVAEVRSRGTMIAVAGSLGWDDLDRIRMLAPDIAGFRGALCDERDGRVGRLDPKRVERWARALHGAGVG
- a CDS encoding DUF447 domain-containing protein — encoded protein: MIYETIVTTADRDGRPHIAPMGVRFEDGFAILAPFRPSATLDNVIATRSAVINFTTDVRVFAGCVTGYARDWPTIAADKVPSVRLKATLAHSELRLAELRDDETRPVLRMECVHRATHAPFAGFNRAQAAVVEGAILVSRLFMLSPEKVDSEIAYLQIAIDKTAGDIEREAWQWLLRAIEAHRAKAAG
- the pqqA gene encoding pyrroloquinoline quinone precursor peptide PqqA — encoded protein: MQWTTPSFTDMRFGFEITMYIATR